The following proteins are encoded in a genomic region of Triticum dicoccoides isolate Atlit2015 ecotype Zavitan chromosome 1B, WEW_v2.0, whole genome shotgun sequence:
- the LOC119299495 gene encoding myb-related protein P-like — translation MGRAPCCEKVGLKQGRWTAEEDDILTKYIAQHGEGSWRSLPKNAGLLRCGKSCRLRWLNYLSDGVKRGNFSKEEDNLIVKLHATLGSRYGSWSVIASYPPGRTDNEIKNYWNAHLSRQIYNFRHVYAAFSGTTVTIDVNKLSTTTKSRGGKAPRSSTKMQPMPEPTKSKEGSSPVDTISTTSSQADLDRDKQPINNMTCGVLCSEEAMVMDPVDQNGMVLLMGTNFSDDLVNQVGVFEEESEMEALLSCIDDDMAASVLTGIEQGCHSPRVEDLLDMEWEGFASHLWDQPSQSDLLKIAEPQAMTGSESDELKSFVNWLLSDNA, via the exons ATGGGGAGGGCGCCGTGCTGCGAGAAGGTGGGGTTGAAGCAAGGAAGGTGGACGGCGGAGGAGGATGACATACTCACGAAATACATTGCTCAGCACGGCGAGGGCTCATGGAGGTCTCTGCCCAAGAATGCAG GGCTGCTGAGGTGTGGCAAGAGCTGCAGGCTACGGTGGCTCAACTACCTGAGCGACGGGGTGAAGAGGGGCAACTTCTCTAAAGAGGAGGATAATCTCATTGTCAAGCTCCATGCCACCCTTGGCAGCAGGTACGGATCC TGGTCGGTAATCGCCAGCTACCCGCCAGGGCGGACTGACAACGAGATCAAGAACTACTGGAACGCGCATCTCAGCCGGCAGATCTACAACTTCCGGCACGTGTACGCTGCGTTTAGCGGAACCACTGTAACCATCGACGTCAACAAGCTTTCCACCACTACCAAGAGTCGAGGCGGCAAGGCGCCCAGGAGCAGCACGAAGATGCAACCCATGCCTGAGCCCACCAAGTCCAAGGAAGGCTCAAGCCCGGTCGACACCATATCGACAACATCAAGCCAGGCCGACCTGGACCGGGACAAGCAACCCATCAACAACATGACTTGTGGTGTGCTCTGCAGCGAGGAGGCCATGGTCATGGACCCCGTAGATCAGAATGGTATGGTTCTACTCATGGGGACCAACTTCTCAGATGACTTGGTGAATCAGGTCGGGGTTTTTGAGGAGGAAAGCGAGATGGAGGCCCTGCTTTCATGCATCGATGATGACATGGCGGCTAGTGTGCTTACTGGCATCGAGCAGGGATGCCACTCTCCTCGGGTAGAGGATCTGCTAGACATGGAGTGGGAGGGTTTTGCATCCCATCTATGGGACCAACCATCCCAGAGTGATCTGCTAAAGATCGCTGAGCCGCAGGCAATGACCGGCTCCGAGTCGGACGAGCTCAAGTCGTTTGTCAATTGGCTCCTCTCCGACAACGCGTGA